The DNA region GCCGCCCGCAGCGGGCACGAAACCGCAGCCGACCTCCTGCGCCAGCGCATCGACGACATGGCCGCCGACGGCTCCATCCGCACGCTGGTGCAGCCGTACTCCTTCCACGCGGCCAGCGAGGTCCTCGGCGTCTACGAACTGCTGCAGGAGCGCGCACGCACGCGGCTGTTCACGTGGGGCACCATGGTCCTCGGCGCGGCGCTGGTCGGCTCGAGCGCGCTCTTCGGCGCCCTGCTGCGCGCCAACCGGCGGGCCCGTCGTTCGCTCGTGGAGAAGGCGGCGCTCGAGGAACGCCTGCGAGCGGCGCAGCGCCTCGAACTGGTCGGGCAGTTCACCGGCGGCGTCGCCCACGACTTCAACAACCTGGTCACGATCATCGTCGGCTATGCCTCGGTGGCGGCCGACCGCGCCCATGCCGATCCGCTCGTCAACGACGCCCTGCAGCAGATCCGCAAGGCGGGCGAGCGGGCCAGCGACCTGGTGCGCCACCTGCTCGCCCTCGGGCGGAAGGAGGTGACCGAGCCGCGCGAGCTGGCCGTGCACGCGCAGGTCGAGAACCTGCAGCCGATGCTCCGGCAGTTGCTGGGGGAGCCGGTCCGCATCACGCTCGACCTGCAGGCGGGCGACGCGCGGATCTTCATGGACCCGGGACAGTTCTCCCGCGTGCTGCTCAACCTGGCGGCCAACGCGCGGGATGCGATGCCGGAGGGCGGCAGCATCCGCATCGCCACGTTCCGCGAGTCTGCGGCCGATGCGGCGTCGGTGGTGTGCCTCGCCTTCGAGGACTGCGGCGCCGGCATGCCGCAGGACGTGTGCGCGCGCGTGTTCGAGCCCTTCTTCACCACCAAGGGACCCGCGCGCGGCACCGGACTCGGGCTGTCGGTCGTGCGCGACATCGTCGCCGAGTCGGGAGGCACGATCGGCGTGAGCAGCGAGATCGGCCGGGGCACGCGCTTCGAGATCCGCTGGCCGCTGGTCACCGGCGCCGACCTCTCCCCGTCGCGCGACGACGCGGCCGGGACTGCCGCGGCCACGCACACCGTGCTCGTCGTCGAGGACCGCGAGGAACTCCGCACGCTGATGACCCGGGTGCTCGCCGGCGCCGGCTACCACGTCCTGAGCGCCGCCGACGGCGGCGAGGCGCTGACCCTGCTGCAGGCCCGCGGCGAGCAGGTGTCGCTCGTGGTGAGCGACGTGCTGATGCCGCGCGTCTCCGGGCCGTCACTGCTGGCGCAGGCGCGCCAACTGGGGCTGGCCGTGCCGTTCCTGTTCACCTCGGGCCACGCCGACGACGTCGACGCTGCTGGCGATCTCTCGGGCACGCGGATGCTGCCCAAGCCGTTCACGCCGACGCAGTTGCTCGAGGCCGTGGGCGCCCTGACCGGGCGCCCGCCGACTACCCCTCCCCGAGCGTGACGACCACCCGATGGGCCTGCCCGTCGTCGAGGATCGGGATGCGCCCCTGCTCGACCGGCACGCCGTCGAGCGTCACCGACGCCACCCCGGTGCTGCGATGCTCCGGGTTGTCCACCGCGATGTGGTAGCGGCACGAGCCGATTCGCCAGTCGATCGTGTACCCGGGCCAGGCCGAGGGGATGCACGGCGAGACGGTGAAGACGTCTCCGTGTCGCTGCAGCCCGAGGATGCTCTCCAGCCCGGTGCGGTACATCCATCCGGCGGCCCCGGTGTACCACGACCAACCGCCGCGCCCCATGTGCTCGGGATGCGCGTAGACGTCGCCATCGAGGACGTAGGGCTCGGTGACGTAGCGCTCGACGCCGGTCGCGTCACGCGTGTGGTTCACGGGGTTGAGGAGGTGGAACAGCTCGACGACCTCGTCGCCGTACCCCATGCGCGACAGCGCCATGAGCGTCCACAGCGCCGCGTGCGTGTACTGCCCGCCGTTCTCGCGGATGCCGGGGATGTAGCCCTTGATGTACCCCGGATCCTTGGCGGCGTGGTCGAAGGGCGGCGTCAGCAGCAGGATCAGGCCCGCATCGCGCCGCACCAGGTGGGTGCGGACGGCGTCCATGGCGCGCGCCGCCCGGCGCGGCGAGGCGGCGCCAGACAGCACGGCCCACGACTGGCTGATCGAGTCGATGCGACATTCCTCGCTGCTCGATGAGCCGAGCGGCGTGCCGTCGTCGTAGTAGCCGCGCCGGTACCACTGTCCGTCCCAGGAGAGCTCGAGCGCCCTGACGAGACGATGCGCCTCGGCCTGGTACCGCGAGGCGCGCGCGTCGTCACCACTCTGGCTCGCCACGGCACCGAAGCGCGTCAGCACGGCGTGCAGGAACCACCCCAGCCACACGCTCTCGCCACGACCCTCGTGGCCGACGCGGTTCATCCCGTCGTTCCAGTCGCCGATGCCCATCAGCGGCAGGCCGTGCACCCCCGACGAGAGGCCGCGATCGACGGCACGCACGCAGTGCTCGTACAGCGATCCCTCGACCCGCGACACGGCCGGCAGGTCGTAGAGCTCGTGCTGTCCCGGGGCGAGGGGCGGGGCCTCGAGGAACGGCACCCGCTCGTCGAGGATGGCCCGATCGCCGGTCGCCTCGACGTACTGCGCCACGACGTAGGGCAACCAGAGCAGGTCGTCGGAGCACCGCGTGCGCGTGCCCCGGCCGGTCGGCGGATGCCACCAGTGCTGCACGTCGCCCTCGACGAACTGGCGGCTCGCGGCGAGCAGGATCTGCTGCCGGTACAGGTCGGTGCGGCTGAAGGCCAGCGCCATCACGTCCTGCAACTGGTCGCGGAAGCCGAAGGCGCCACCGGGCTGGTGGAACCCGGTGCGCCCCCACAGCCGCGAGGCGACGGCCTGGTACAGCAGCCAGTGGTTCAGCACCAGGTCGAGCGAGTCGTCGGGCGTCTGCACGTGCACGGCGCCCAGCAGGTCCTCCCACAGGGTGTGCACTCGTCGGAGGCGCTCGGCGGCGCTGGCCACATCGCCGCAGCGGGCGACCAGGGCGTGCACCTCCTCGACCGACGCGCCCTCGCCCAGGAGGAACACGACGCGACGGGTCTCCCCGGGCTCGAGGCGGATCCCGGCGTGCAGGGCGGCGCATGGATCGAGCCCGGCGCCGAGACGGTTGGAGAGCGCATCGGTGGCCAGCCCGGCGGGGGCCGAGATCGAGCCGTTGCGGCCGATGAACTCGCCACGATCGCCGGTCATCGATCGCACCGGCTCGCTGCACCACGCAAAGGCGACGCGGGTCGCGTACTCGGCGACCCAGGGATTGGCGGCGACGATCGCCCCGGTGGTCACGTCGCGGCCGGTGACCACGGTCCGCTGCATGCCGGGACGTGGCGGCCCGAGCACCCACGCGTTGTACCCGAAGAGGCTCAGCCGCCGTGGGCGCGCCGACGTGTTGGTGAGCGTGAGCACCGACGTCTTCACCGGCGCCGCGGCATCCACGAAGACCTCGAGCCGCTGCCGCAGACGCGCGGTCACCCGCTCGAAGGTGCTCACGCCGGCGCCGTGCCTGACCTGCCAGGCGTCACCCGGCCGGCGCGGCAACGGCGCAGGCGTCGCGCCCCAGCACGCGCCGGTGTCGTCGTCGCGGATGAAGATCGCCTCCGAGGTCCCTTCCGACACCGCATCGTTGTCGAACGGCGTCAGCCGATGCTCGCGGCTGTTGATCGACCACGTGAACGACGCACCCGACGCGGTGACCAGCGTGCCGAAGTCCGGGTTGGCGAGGATGTTGGACCACGGCGCCGGCGTCTCCACCTCGTCGCGCAGCGCGATCACGTACTCCCGGCCGTCATCGCTGAAACCGCCGAGGCCGTTGAACATGAGCAACGGCGGCAGCCCCGGCGACAGCGGCACATCGTCCTCCTCAGGCACGTCGAGCGGCGTCGTCCGACGCCGCGGCGGGGTCGGTGGCGGCGACGGGCGGTCGAGCTGCTCGGAGAGTTCCCCGCGGCTGCCCACCAGCACGGCGCGCGCCACGGCGATGAGCAGCGCGCGGTCGGCAGCCGCGAGCGCCTCGGCGCGCAGGAGGAACACGCCGCCGGCCTTGTCGCGCCACGCGCCCCACGACCCGCCGGCGATGAGGCTCGAGAGCCCCTCGTGCACCTGATCGAGATAGTCGGCGGGATGCTCGTTCAGGATCACCACGTCGGCGCGGAGTCCCTTCACGCGCCAGTACTCCTGCGCCTGCAGTACCTGTCGCACCAGCCGGAGATCGTCGGCCTCCTGCACCCGCACGAGCAGCACCGGCAGGTCGCCGGAGATGCCGTGCGCCCAGAGCCCGGACTGCCCGAGCGTGTTCTCCGCCAGCGCCTCGGGCGTCGCGCGCAGGGACTGATCGAGGTACAGCACCCGCGAGGCGAGGCGATCGTACTGGCGCGCGAGGTCGCTCGAGATGCCGAGGTGCCGTACCAGCATCTGGCTGTGCGTGAAGGCCATCGACCCGGCCCGGGTCGCCGCGCCGCGGTCGTGGTAGCGGCGAGCGAGCGCCAGCGCGCCCTCGCGCGTGTCGGCCGCGCCGGTCGCGAACGCGAGCCGGGCGAAGCCACCGGGCTCGAGGCGCACCCGCTGGCGCAGGCTGACGACCGGATCGAGCACCGCGCCGGTCGTGCCGCTCAGCGATCGCCCGTCGAGCGCCCGTGGCGCCGCCATCGTGCGTCCCCGTCCGAGGAAGCGCGCGCGGCTGGTCTCCCACTCGGTCTGCGACGAGCTGTGGCCGTCGAGGCTCAGCACGTGGAACACCCAGACGCGCGGCTCGTCCTCGGCGCGCGGCCGGCGGCTGCAGATCAGCGTCGTGGTCTCGGGCAGGTACTCGGTCTGCACGAACAGCTTGCCGAACGCCGGGTGGGCGAAGTCGTCCTCGGCGCGACCGAGCACGATCTCGGCGTAGCTGGTCACCTCGATCTCGCGGACGCGGTCGCTGCGATTGGTGAGCGACAGCCGACGCACCTCGACATCGTCGCCGGCGGCCACGACCACCTCGAGCATCGACTCGATGTCCTCGTCCGAGCCGCGGTAGACCGCCTTGTCGGAGGCGAAGGTGACGAAGCAGTCGTCCGGCTCGCGCATCGTCGGGAACCAGGTCGGCGACCACACGACACCGGACCTGACGTCGCGCAGGTAGACGCACTCGCTGCCGACGTCCGTCGTCCGGTCCTCGCGGGCCCGCGTGATGGCCAGATCGCGCCAGCGGCTGTACCCGCCCCCGGCGGCGGTGACCACCGTGACGAACGAGCCGTTGGACAGGAACTGCGCGTGCGGATCGAACGTGTGCGGCGACCGGAACCGCCGCAGCGGGATGCTCGGCGGCGTCCAGGGGGTGCGGGTCAGGTCGGCCGGGCGGGGCGGCGCGGAGGCGGCCTGGCGGGGCACGCGCTCCTGCAGCAGCAGTTCGGTGGCCTTGACGCGCGAGTCGGCGTGGAAGCGTTCCACCATGACGTCGTCGAGCAGCGCGTTGGTGGCGGCCAGCAGCGTCATGCCCTGGTGATGCGCCATGTACGTGCGGACGACGACGCCCTGCGGCGCAGTGGTGGCGGCCGCCTCGTCGAGCGCGGGACCGCGGTGCGTGTAGTCGATCGCCTCGTAGTACCCGAAGCCCCCGTCGGCGCCCGCGGCCGACAGGCGCGCGAGGTTGCGCAGCGCTGCCTCCGGCGCCAGCGGGAGCGCGAGCGCGGTCGCGTACGGCGCGACGACGAGGTCGTCGGCCAGGCCCCGCTTGAAGCCCAGGCCCGGCACGCCGAACGCCTTGTACTGGTAGGTGTCGTGTCGATCGCGGACGTTGTAGGCCGATTCCGAGATGCCCCAGGGCACGCCCCGCTGGCGCCCGTACTGCACCTGGCGCGCGATCGCCCCCGTGTTGGTGGTGTCGAGCAGGGTGCCCGGGAACGAGCGCATCAACAGCGACGGCATCAGGTACTCGAACATCGTCGCGCTCCACGACAGCAGCGTCGGCTCGCCCTCGACGCTCACCGCGCGACGACCCAGGTGGAACCAGTGCCGTTGCGGCACGTCGCCCCGGGCAATCGCGTGGAAGCTCGCCAGCCGCGATTCGGAGGCCAGCAGGTCGTAGAAGGAGACGTCGAGCTGTCCTGGACCTTCCGTGTCGGCCAGGCGGTACCCGATGGCGAAGAGGTGGCGCGTGCGGTCGTAGAGGAAGCCGAAGGCCATGCCGTCGGCCAGGGCGCGGCAGCGGGCCGCGAGGACGCGCAGTTGCTCGTCCTGCTGACGCTGGTCGTCGCTGGCCGTGCCGCCCGAACGCGTCGCCGCCACGCGCGCCAGCGCCGCGCGCAAGGCGTCGGCCCAGGTGCGCAGCATCCCCTCGGTGTCGTCGGCGTCCTGCCCCGACTCGGTGGGGATGCCGGCGAGCACCACCTCGAGGTCCGCGAGGATCGCCTGGGCCGCCGATGCCAGGCGGTCGCCCTCCGGCGCGTCGCGCAGCATGGCCAGCACCCGGGACGCCAGCGGCTCGAGGACCCCGCGGATGGCCCGCCGCGCCGACGTCGTTCCCGCGCCACCCGACGCGAGCTCGCGCACGACCGCCGCGGTGTCGGCGAGTCCTTCCCGCAGGTGGGCGTCACGATCCGGTCGCGCGGCGAGCTGGTCCAGGCCCGAGGCGAGCGTCGACAGCGCCGTCGCCAGGTTGCCACTGTCCACCGTCGACACGTACCGCGGCGACAGCGGGGAGAGCGTGGCGGTGTCGTACCAGTTGAGGAGGTGTCCCTCGTGGCGCTCGAGCCGATCGCACGTGTCGAGGGTGTGCCCCGTGCGCTCGATGAGCTCGGCCGTCGTGATGAAGCCCAGGTCGTGTGCCGCCAGCGCCGACAGCAGGCTCATGCCGATGTTGGTCGGCGACGTGCGGCGGGCCAGTTGGCGGCTCGGATCCTCCTGCAGGTTGTCGGGTGGCAGCCAGTGGTCCGCGGGCCCCACCAGCACCTCGAAGTAATGCCACGTCTTGCGGGCCAGCCGCCTCACCTGTGCCCGCTCGTGCGAGGCCAGGACCCGGCGCCGCTTGGCGCGCGGCTGGCTGAGTGCCCACGCGATGATCGGCGCCGCCAGCCATCCGAGCAGGAACGGTGAGGCCGCCGCCCAGCCCCGACGCGGCGAGGCGCCGATCGCCATCGCCGCGATCAGGGCAGCCACCGGGCTCGACGCCATCTGCACCAGGAACGAGCGCAGCATCGCCCGCCCGCCCAGCGCCGCGGACGCCGCCGCGACGCTCGACGCGGTCTCCCACTCCAGCAGGCGCCGCTGCGTGATCGCCAGCCGCGCCAGCGTGAGGATGATGGCCCTCACCATCTCCCACGCGTGGAAGGGCAACAGCATCAGGGCCAGCAGCGCCTGCGCCGCGGCCGTGCGGACATCGTCGTTCACCGCCCGCAGGAAGACCCCCACCGACAGGCCATGGAGGGGCGCCGCAACGAAGCGCGCCAGCGCCAGCAGCGTGGCCGCGCCCACCACGCCCAGCGCCATGGCCGTCCACACGACCGGCCGTCCCGGCAGCACCGTCCAGCCGGCGACCAGGAGGGCGAGCAGGGCCGGCGGCACCAGACTGCGACGGAGGTTGTCGAAGATCTTCCACCGACTGATCAGGGGAAGCTGGTTGCGAGCCATCCCGGTCGTCGTCGGGACCCACGGGAACAGCCACAACAGGATCTGCCAGTCACCCCGCACCCAGCGGCGCTGTCGCCGGACGTGCGCGAGCACGGTCGACGGATAGTCGTCCACCAGCTCGATGTCGCTCACCAGCGCGGCACGCGCGTGCAACCCCTCGAACAGGTCGTGCGACAGCAGCGCGTTCTCCGGCACGCGTCCGGCCAGTGTCGCCATGAACGCGTCGACGTGGTACAGCCCCTTGCCGGCGAAGATGCCCTCGCCGAACAGGTCCTGGTAGATGTCGGAGACCGCGGTCGTGTACGGGTCCACACCCGTGTGCCCGGCGTAGACGCGCGCGAAGAGCGATCCGGCCGCGCTCGACATCGTCACGCTGACGCGCGGCTGCAGGATGCCGTAGCCCAGCGTCACGCGACGCGACACCGGGTCGACCTCGGGCTGGTTCAGCGGGTGCAGGATGATGCCGAGCAGCTCGCGCGCGGCATCGCGCGGGAGACGCGTGTCGCTGTCGAGGGTGAGGCAGTAGCGGACCGCCGGCAGCACCGACCGGTCGCCGACAACGTGGTGGAAGCTGGTGTCGGTGGCGCCGCGGAGGAGCCGGTTGAACTCCTCGAGCTTGCCGCGCTTGCGCTCCCATCCCATCCAGCGCGATTCCTTGTCGTTCCACAGCCGATCGCGATGGAAGAGATAGAAGCGGTCCTGGCGGGGGCATCCGTGGCGGAGGTTGAGTTCGTCGATGCCGGCGCGCGCCTCGGCGATGATCGCCTCGTCGCCGGGCAGGTGCTGGGCATCGGCGTCGGTGAAGTCCGACAGCAGCGCGAAGTGCAGGCGCGGGTCGGGGTTGGCCAGCGCATGCACCTCCAGGTGCCCCAGCAGCTCGCGCACCGCGTCGACGCTGCCGAAGAGCGTGGGCACGATGACCATCGTGCGGCCCTCTTCGGGGATGCCGTGCTCGAGGTCGAGGCGCGGCAATCGCCGCGGGCGACTGAGCCGGGCTGCCACCCGATGCACCGCCGCGGTGGCCAGGTCGCTCGCCGGGACGAGTGCCAGCAGGGCGGCCAGGACGACCAGGCCTGCGGTGCCTCCGGCGCTCGACGCATACGCCGACGCGAGCGCGACCAGCGTCGCGGTGACCACCGCGAGGCTGCCGAGGTACAGCGCTGTGGGATGCCGGTAGAGCCAGCGACGGGCGCGCCCGCGGAGTCCCGGATACGTGTCGAGTTGGCCCTCGAGGTAGGAGCGTCCGGGGCCGATCAGGTAGTACCCGACGTGGGCGTCGCGGCCGTTCCGGAACCCGGCGCCGGATCGCCGGGCCGCCTCGACGCTCTGCCGCGCCACCAGGAGTTGCCCCTCGCCGGTGCCGTCGGCGAGCGCCTCGAGCGACCGGCGATACCGATCGCGGCTGGCGAAGTCCATCCGGCCGTACATGCCGGCCGGGTCGTGATGCAGCACGCGCTCGACAAGGCTGACGCTCTCGACGAACCGGCTCCAGTCGTTGGCGGCGCAGAAGCGCAGGCTGGTGATGGCATTGGCCATCGAGACCTGATCGGCGGCCTCCCGGTGTCCCTCGACGCGGATGGCGTCCTCCGGGGACATGTCGTGGGCCGCCAGCCACTCGTCGAGTTCCCGGCGGACCGACGCCGCATGCGGACCGTATTCCCTGATGCGCTGCAGCAGGCGCACGACGAACGGGAAGCTGCTGCGACTGTCGAGGCCTACGGTGACCGGGTCGGCGCGCCCCGCGTCGAGCGCCGTGAGGCAGGCATCGGCGCGCGCCACCTCGTCGCGGGCCCGCCTGAGGCCCTCGGCAATCTCGGACACGTAGGCGATCACCGCCGCCTTGAGCAGGCTCGGCCAGGCCCACAGCTCGCCGATGGTCAGCGGCGCCACCGACTGGAACGCCTCGATGAACTCCCGCAACCGCTCGGCGTCGAGCCGGCCGTCGCTGTGGCGGACGGCCTCGATCGCCATGACCTCGATGCGCGCCGGACGCGGCGCATCGCCCCAGCGTGCCTTCGGGAGCCGGCGATAGTAGCCCTGCGGCAGGTCGTGGTGGATGCTGCGCACCTCGTTGGCGATGAGGTGGAAGTTGTCCAGCAGCCACTCGCCCGCCGGCGACACCGGCTCGGCGCGACGGGCGTCGTCGGCGACGACCTGATAGGCGTGGGCGAGCGCGCGCGCCTGCCGATCGAGGCGTCGCAGGTGGGTCGCGCGCTGCCATGGACGACTGCGCGGGGTGACGGGACGCAGCTCTGCCGCGAGTTGCCTGGCCGCGGCCTGCAACCCTCCGAGATCGAGCGAGTCGCCTCGTACGGGGGTGGCCAAGACGGCCATTGTCACACGCGCCGTTCATCGGCGACGCGAAACTCATCATCTACGCATCGTGCGACGTCGATACGTGGGGCGGACTGGTCGCACGCCGTGCAGCGACACGGCAGGCCTGGCGTCAATCAAGCTGAGCAGCGCAGACATCGACTTCACCTGCCCCGTCAGCAGCGCGTACGCCAGCCACGCCAGGTCGAGATGACTCCAATCCTCGCGCATCGACGGACGTCCGCCGTCAGCCATGGCTCGTGGGCTCCGGTGCCTCCGGCAGGATGGGGTCGAGTCGCGCGCGGAACCAGTCGACGCGGCGCGTCATCGCCATGACGACCGCCAGCATCACGAAGAGCCCGGACGCGCCCGCCAGGAGCGCGAGGTCCTCGAGCCGCAACAGCAGGTAGAGGTAGCCGTACAGCACGCAGAGCGCGGCGCCCATCGAGAGCCCGGCGCGCCACGCACGCAGGACGCCGCTCCAGTACCAGGACAGCAACAGCACGGTCGAGGCGGACGCGATGAGATAGGCGCGCCCGAAGGCGAGGTGCTCGGCCAGCGACACGAGAAGCAGGTAGAAGAGGCACAACCCGAAGCCGATGAACAGGTACTGCACCGGGTGCACCAACCCCCGGCTGGTGACCTCGCGGATGAACGCCACGGCAAGCGTGAGCACGATGAACAGCGCCCCGTACTTCACGGCACGCTCGGCCTGCTGGTAGACGTCCACCGGCTGCACGAGGTCGACGCCGATCGCCGATGCCTCGGCACGCGCCCGACGCGAGCGATCATCGTCCTGGCCACGCACCCACGCGGCCGGGAATCCCCTCGCGAACCAGCCCGACTGCCAGCGCGCCTCGAAGCCGTCGCGCCCCACCTCGTGCGATACCGGAAGCTGCCCGCCCGAGAAGCCCGGGTGCGGCCACGACGACGACAGGCGCAGCGTCGTCTCGTTGCCCACGGGCACGATCGAAAGGGTGCGCGTGCCACGCAGGTCGATGGTCACCTCGAACGTCGACGGCTGCCCCTCGAGAAGGGCCACGCGCCTCGCCCTGACCCCGGTGGCGGCGAGCGCCACGTCGTCGATGCCGGGCACGACGTCGACCGGGCGGCCGTTCCAGGCGAGCCGCAGGCCCGGGGCGATGCCACGCGGGTCGGTGACACCAAGGCTCACGGTGGCATCCTCCCAGGCGACGGCGGCGGCCTCGGGGATGACCGACGTGTCGATCGAGGCGAACCTGCCGCGCAGCACGAGGCGGGCGGTGTAGACGACGGCGGAGAACGGTCCCCGCGCGCGCACCTCGGGGTCGAGGCGCCCACTCGCCTCGAGGGTGGCCGGCAGGACCATGAGCCGGCCGACGCGGACGACGTCGCGGGGGAGGCGGTCGACCTCGCGCGCCTCGCGGACCACGAAACGGTACGGCACCGACAGGATCGGCCCCACGAGCACCTGCCGATCGCCCCAGGTGCGGCTGATGTCCGCGGCGACCTCGTCGCGGCGGACCGTGCGCTCCACGATGATGCCGCGCGTCATCGCCAGCGGCACCATCAGCACGAGCAGCAACGCGCCCATCACGACCATCCTGGCCAGCACCGACCGTTGCAGCATGCGATCTCCTTGCTCACGGCGCGGTGGGACACCGCGCCCTCTCCCTTGTGCTTCCTCCTCGAGCGTCGGCGACGACGATGACCGCGTGAGGGCGGCACCGGGATCTCTCGAGGCAGATCGTGGCCAAAGGAAGGCAGTGGGGCTGGCACCCTGCTGCGCTACAGTCACGGCATGCCCGATCCGGTGCCGGCGTTGGTGGCGGTGGTCGAGGACGAGGACACCATCAGGGAGGCCGTGGGCATCGCCCTGCGCCGCGAGGGTCACCGCGTGGAGATGCACCCGGATGGCGCCTCGGCATGGCGCGCCTTCGATGCCGCGCTACCCGACCTGGCCGTTCTCGACATCGGCCTGCCGCTGATGGACGGCCTCGAGCTGTGCCGGCGGCTGCGGGCGCGGAGCGAGGTGCTGCCGATCATCTTCGTCACGTCGCGAGAGGACGAGTTCGACCGCGTGCTCGGCCTCGAGATCGGTGCCGACGACTACCTCTGCAAGCCGTTCTCGATGCGCGAGCTGATGGCGCGCATCAAGGTGCTGCTGCGTCGCGCCGCGCTCTCGGCCGCCGCCGAGACGCCCGACGCCGACACGATCACCGCCGGCCCGCTCGTGCTCGACGGGCTGCGGCTGGCGGCCCAGTGGCGCGG from Luteitalea sp. TBR-22 includes:
- the creD gene encoding cell envelope integrity protein CreD, with amino-acid sequence MLQRSVLARMVVMGALLLVLMVPLAMTRGIIVERTVRRDEVAADISRTWGDRQVLVGPILSVPYRFVVREAREVDRLPRDVVRVGRLMVLPATLEASGRLDPEVRARGPFSAVVYTARLVLRGRFASIDTSVIPEAAAVAWEDATVSLGVTDPRGIAPGLRLAWNGRPVDVVPGIDDVALAATGVRARRVALLEGQPSTFEVTIDLRGTRTLSIVPVGNETTLRLSSSWPHPGFSGGQLPVSHEVGRDGFEARWQSGWFARGFPAAWVRGQDDDRSRRARAEASAIGVDLVQPVDVYQQAERAVKYGALFIVLTLAVAFIREVTSRGLVHPVQYLFIGFGLCLFYLLLVSLAEHLAFGRAYLIASASTVLLLSWYWSGVLRAWRAGLSMGAALCVLYGYLYLLLRLEDLALLAGASGLFVMLAVVMAMTRRVDWFRARLDPILPEAPEPTSHG
- a CDS encoding response regulator transcription factor, encoding MPDPVPALVAVVEDEDTIREAVGIALRREGHRVEMHPDGASAWRAFDAALPDLAVLDIGLPLMDGLELCRRLRARSEVLPIIFVTSREDEFDRVLGLEIGADDYLCKPFSMRELMARIKVLLRRAALSAAAETPDADTITAGPLVLDGLRLAAQWRGRAVPLTVTEFMLVQFLARRPGVVRTRDQLMDAAYPDRVSVSDRTIDSHVKRIRRKFALVDPGFEAIEAVYGAGYRYRT